In the Streptomyces sp. BHT-5-2 genome, one interval contains:
- the dapE gene encoding succinyl-diaminopimelate desuccinylase: MERSTHPRLDLSLDAAALTAQLVDFPSESGNEKDLADAVEDALRALPHLTVDRYGNNVVARTRLGRAERVVLAGHLDTVPIADNVPSRLDGDGVLWGCGTCDMKSGVAVQLRMAATVPAPNRDLTFVFYDNEEVAAHLNGLGHLADAHPDWLAGDFAVLLEPSDGEVEGGCQGTLRVLLRTRGERAHSARSWMGANAVHAAAPILAKLAAYEPRRPVIDGLEYREGLNAVRVEGGVAGNVIPDECTVTVNFRYAPDRTPEEALAHVREVFADCPVEEFVVDDHSPGALPGLSHPAARAFMAAVGGSAKPKFGWTDVSRFSALGVPAVNYGPGDALLAHKKDERVAVERVLHCEERLRAWLTA; encoded by the coding sequence ATGGAGCGCTCCACTCACCCCCGCCTTGACCTGTCGCTGGACGCCGCCGCGCTGACCGCGCAGCTCGTCGACTTCCCGTCCGAGAGCGGCAACGAGAAGGACCTCGCCGACGCCGTCGAGGACGCCCTGCGCGCCCTGCCGCACCTGACCGTCGACCGGTACGGCAACAACGTCGTCGCCCGCACGCGGCTCGGCCGCGCCGAGCGGGTGGTGCTCGCCGGCCACCTCGACACCGTGCCGATCGCCGACAACGTCCCCTCCCGGCTCGACGGGGACGGCGTCCTGTGGGGCTGCGGCACCTGCGACATGAAGTCCGGGGTCGCCGTCCAGCTCCGGATGGCCGCCACCGTCCCCGCGCCCAACCGGGACCTGACCTTCGTCTTCTACGACAACGAAGAGGTCGCCGCGCACCTCAACGGCCTCGGCCACCTCGCCGACGCCCACCCCGACTGGCTCGCGGGCGACTTCGCCGTCCTCCTGGAGCCCTCCGACGGCGAGGTGGAGGGCGGCTGCCAGGGCACCCTCCGGGTCCTGCTGCGCACCCGCGGCGAGCGCGCCCACTCCGCGCGCAGCTGGATGGGCGCCAACGCCGTCCACGCCGCCGCCCCCATCCTGGCGAAGCTCGCCGCCTACGAGCCGCGCCGCCCGGTCATCGACGGTCTGGAATACCGCGAGGGCCTCAACGCCGTCCGCGTCGAGGGCGGGGTCGCGGGCAACGTCATCCCCGACGAGTGCACCGTCACCGTCAACTTCCGCTACGCGCCCGACCGGACCCCGGAGGAGGCGCTGGCGCACGTCCGGGAGGTCTTCGCGGACTGCCCCGTCGAGGAGTTCGTCGTCGACGACCACTCCCCGGGGGCGCTGCCCGGGCTGTCCCACCCGGCGGCGCGGGCGTTCATGGCGGCGGTCGGCGGCAGCGCCAAGCCCAAGTTCGGCTGGACCGACGTCTCCCGCTTCAGCGCCCTCGGCGTCCCGGCCGTCAACTACGGACCCGGTGACGCCCTGCTCGCGCACAAGAAGGACGAGCGGGTCGCGGTCGAGCGCGTCCTGCACTGCGAAGAGCGGCTGCGGGCCTGGCTGACCGCCTGA
- a CDS encoding TIGR00730 family Rossman fold protein: MANPEGAYSPEEQRLGPVLRRHDQVQTGTTTDQRLLDSEGPSEWVHTDPWRVMRIQSEFVEGFGALAELGPAVSVFGSARTPRGTAEYDAGVRIGAALVKAGFSVITGGGPGAMEAANKGAFEAGGTSVGLGIELPFEQGMNAYVNLGVDFRYFFVRKTCFVKYARGFVVLPGGLGTLDELFEALTLVQTRKVTRFPIVLFGSDYWSGLLAWLREAVVAEGKASPHDLELFHLSDDVDEAIALVTKEVGI, from the coding sequence ATGGCCAATCCCGAGGGAGCGTACAGCCCGGAGGAGCAGCGGCTGGGTCCCGTACTGCGCCGGCACGACCAGGTGCAGACCGGTACGACGACGGACCAGCGGCTGCTGGATTCCGAGGGCCCCTCCGAGTGGGTGCACACCGATCCCTGGCGCGTGATGCGGATCCAGTCGGAGTTCGTGGAGGGCTTCGGTGCGCTGGCCGAGCTGGGCCCGGCCGTCAGCGTCTTCGGCTCGGCCCGCACCCCGCGCGGCACGGCGGAGTACGACGCCGGCGTGCGGATCGGCGCGGCGCTGGTCAAGGCCGGCTTCTCGGTGATCACCGGCGGCGGCCCCGGGGCCATGGAGGCCGCCAACAAGGGCGCCTTCGAGGCCGGCGGCACCTCCGTGGGGCTCGGCATCGAGCTGCCCTTCGAGCAGGGCATGAACGCGTACGTGAACCTCGGGGTCGACTTCCGCTACTTCTTCGTCCGGAAGACCTGTTTTGTGAAGTACGCCCGCGGGTTCGTCGTCCTCCCCGGCGGACTCGGCACCCTCGACGAGCTCTTCGAGGCGCTGACCCTCGTCCAGACCCGCAAGGTCACCCGCTTCCCGATCGTGCTGTTCGGCTCCGACTACTGGAGCGGGCTGCTCGCCTGGCTCCGCGAGGCGGTGGTCGCCGAGGGCAAGGCGTCCCCGCACGACCTGGAGCTGTTCCACCTCAGCGACGACGTGGACGAGGCCATCGCACTGGTGACGAAGGAGGTCGGGATCTAG
- the folP gene encoding dihydropteroate synthase, whose amino-acid sequence MLRLGKREFGAHEPVIMAIVNRTPDSFYDQGATFRDEPALDRVEQAIAEGAAIIDVGGVKAGPGEEVSAEEEARRTVGFVAEVRRRHPDVVISVDTWRHEVAEAVCEAGADLLNDAWGGVDPRLAEVAARYGAGLVCTHAGGAEPRTRPHRVVYDDVMADILRVTLGLAERAVASGVRRDGILIDPGHDFGKNTRHSLEATRRLGEMAETGWPVLVSLSNKDFVGETLDRPVKERVLGTLATTAVSAWLGAQVYRVHEVAETRQVVDMVASIAGHRPPAVARRGLA is encoded by the coding sequence ATGCTGCGGCTGGGAAAACGCGAGTTCGGGGCCCATGAGCCGGTGATCATGGCGATCGTCAACAGGACGCCGGACTCGTTCTACGACCAGGGCGCGACCTTCCGCGACGAGCCCGCGCTGGACCGGGTGGAACAGGCGATCGCCGAGGGCGCCGCGATCATCGACGTCGGCGGTGTCAAGGCCGGCCCGGGCGAGGAGGTGAGCGCCGAGGAGGAGGCCCGGCGCACGGTCGGCTTCGTCGCCGAGGTCCGCCGCCGCCATCCCGACGTGGTGATCAGCGTCGACACCTGGCGGCACGAGGTCGCCGAGGCGGTGTGCGAGGCGGGCGCGGATCTGCTCAACGACGCCTGGGGCGGGGTCGATCCGCGGCTCGCCGAGGTCGCCGCGCGGTACGGCGCGGGCCTGGTGTGCACGCACGCGGGCGGTGCCGAACCGCGTACCCGGCCGCACCGGGTGGTGTACGACGACGTGATGGCCGACATCCTGCGGGTCACCCTCGGACTGGCCGAGCGGGCCGTCGCGTCGGGCGTCCGGCGGGACGGGATCCTGATCGACCCGGGGCACGACTTCGGGAAGAACACCCGGCACAGCCTGGAGGCGACCCGGCGGCTGGGCGAGATGGCGGAGACCGGGTGGCCGGTGCTGGTCTCGCTGTCCAACAAGGACTTCGTCGGCGAGACGCTGGACAGGCCGGTCAAGGAGCGGGTGCTGGGCACTCTGGCGACGACCGCGGTCTCCGCCTGGCTCGGCGCCCAGGTCTACCGCGTCCACGAGGTCGCCGAGACCCGGCAGGTGGTGGACATGGTGGCCTCGATCGCCGGTCACCGGCCGCCGGCGGTGGCCCGGCGCGGGCTGGCGTAG
- a CDS encoding DivIVA domain-containing protein: MFWFMLIALVVVVAAVTLVVVGGGDAGGEGGGLRDAEPPGLHDPLPQDRPLARADVESVRLPVTVRGYRMDDVDDVLDRLGAELAERDARIAELEAALAGANAAAIGGPGLIEDTPPAPPASGPAAAPGAPGGAAGTGGPEAPGRGDARAPRGEGEEQA; this comes from the coding sequence GTGTTCTGGTTCATGCTGATCGCGCTGGTCGTGGTGGTGGCTGCGGTCACGCTGGTCGTCGTCGGCGGAGGAGACGCCGGCGGGGAGGGCGGCGGGCTGCGCGACGCCGAGCCCCCGGGGCTCCACGACCCGCTGCCCCAGGACCGCCCACTGGCCCGGGCCGACGTCGAGTCCGTCCGGCTGCCGGTGACCGTCCGCGGCTACCGCATGGACGACGTCGACGACGTCCTGGACCGCCTCGGTGCCGAGCTCGCCGAGCGGGACGCCCGGATCGCCGAGCTGGAGGCCGCGCTGGCCGGTGCCAACGCCGCGGCGATCGGCGGGCCGGGCCTCATAGAGGACACCCCGCCGGCCCCGCCCGCCTCCGGACCGGCCGCGGCGCCGGGCGCACCGGGCGGCGCCGCGGGGACCGGCGGCCCGGAAGCCCCCGGGCGGGGAGACGCCCGCGCACCGCGCGGAGAAGGTGAGGAGCAGGCATGA